In a genomic window of Mucilaginibacter sp. KACC 22063:
- a CDS encoding gliding motility-associated C-terminal domain-containing protein codes for MGVGKVPRETAGTCLNGDESNTTWYKWKAANDGKLVFTITPDQQDNDIDFVLYDLGTTGDCSGVTALNAIRCAAGHGIGCNPAYYKTGLDFNATDVSEVSGCSTADDGVVRYVPQIPGHIYGLIVSNFSSSQGFTLTFADRNGQPGTATFDLPDALISANLTSCTSKSYTFNSYSTQNNIFKWDFGPGSTIVDAGADGSFIVSFNSSGTKTIKLTIYNTLGQSHTTTTTIDVPNLIVPDQPNIIADKPVYCPGDVIHLSTTVVTGLTYQWTGPDNFTASTPAIDIPITNTYVAGTYYLSTSNTQCQSIASTYTPTVGVNPVAAFTSAPSTPITLIIPAVISFINQSTSASSYLWDFGDGSTSTDINPQHTYTTNGTFHVKLTAINPTTCAVSVTEGDYIIKFGNVIFIPNTFTPNADGINDKFGVSITNLKTYHIQIFNRYGGLVFESRDASNLWDGHQKGNDLPVGTYYYVINALGLDDNDIKQAGWVSLIR; via the coding sequence ATGGGTGTAGGCAAAGTACCAAGAGAAACTGCAGGCACCTGCTTAAACGGCGATGAAAGCAACACTACCTGGTATAAATGGAAGGCGGCAAATGATGGCAAACTGGTATTTACCATTACACCCGACCAGCAAGACAACGATATTGACTTTGTTTTATATGACCTTGGGACTACCGGCGATTGCAGCGGCGTAACAGCCCTTAATGCGATACGCTGTGCAGCCGGGCATGGCATTGGATGCAATCCGGCTTACTATAAAACAGGCCTTGATTTTAATGCAACTGATGTTAGTGAAGTATCAGGTTGTTCCACGGCAGATGATGGCGTGGTAAGATATGTGCCACAAATTCCGGGGCATATATATGGCCTTATTGTCAGCAACTTTTCGAGCAGCCAGGGCTTTACACTTACCTTTGCTGACCGTAACGGGCAGCCCGGAACAGCGACCTTTGACCTGCCCGATGCATTGATCAGCGCTAACCTTACATCCTGCACAAGCAAAAGCTATACTTTTAACAGCTATTCTACTCAGAACAATATTTTTAAATGGGACTTTGGCCCTGGCTCTACCATTGTAGATGCCGGTGCCGACGGCAGCTTTATAGTTAGTTTTAACAGCAGCGGCACAAAAACCATTAAGCTTACCATTTACAATACGCTTGGCCAAAGCCACACTACAACTACAACTATTGATGTACCCAATTTAATAGTCCCCGACCAACCAAATATTATAGCTGATAAACCAGTTTATTGCCCGGGTGATGTAATACACCTGAGTACAACCGTTGTAACAGGGCTTACCTATCAATGGACAGGACCTGATAATTTTACCGCCTCTACACCAGCCATTGATATACCTATAACCAACACTTACGTAGCAGGTACATACTATTTAAGCACATCTAACACGCAATGCCAAAGTATTGCATCTACTTATACTCCAACCGTAGGTGTTAATCCTGTAGCAGCTTTTACCTCTGCCCCAAGTACTCCCATTACGTTGATTATTCCGGCAGTAATCAGTTTTATTAATCAGTCTACCAGTGCCAGCAGCTACCTTTGGGATTTTGGGGATGGCTCAACATCAACAGACATAAATCCGCAGCATACTTATACTACCAATGGCACATTCCATGTTAAGCTAACGGCTATAAATCCTACTACATGTGCAGTTTCAGTAACCGAAGGGGATTATATTATTAAGTTCGGCAACGTGATTTTTATTCCAAATACATTTACCCCAAATGCCGATGGCATTAATGATAAGTTCGGCGTATCCATCACCAATTTAAAAACCTACCATATCCAGATATTTAACAGGTATGGCGGATTGGTATTTGAATCGCGCGATGCATCAAACCTTTGGGACGGCCATCAAAAGGGCAATGATTTACCTGTAGGTACGTACTATTATGTGATTAATGCCCTGGGCTTGGATGATAACGATATTAAACAGGCGGGATGGGTAAGCCTGATCCGTTAG
- a CDS encoding glycoside hydrolase family 5 protein: MRKTFLSMFLAGLMAFTVQAQSHKAAKKTTGKFITVSGKQIIGTDNKPFIIRGTNLGNWLLPEGYMFKFKDVSSPKLINEAFTEMIGPDEARVFWQKYLDGYITQADIHYIKSIGANSIRVPFNYRLFVNESYLGTADASRGFKILDRLIGWCKAEHLYVILDMHAAPGGQTGDNIDDGDGYPFLYTSASARKLICDIWRTIAAHYANEPIVLGYDLLNEPIAHYFDIANLNPYLEPLYKEIVGAVRSVDKNHIVILGGAQWDSNFKVFGKPFDSKSVYTFHKYWTATTQDVIQEYVDFRNKYNVPIYCGETGENKDEWVNDFRKLLEKNNIGWHYWPYKKMDSESCLVTFDKPAGYDAIIKYTEEKRASFEQIRKAAPADRAAVKKALYQMLENSQLKTSHVNKGYTSALGFKAQ; the protein is encoded by the coding sequence ATGCGAAAAACGTTTCTATCAATGTTTCTGGCAGGGTTAATGGCTTTTACAGTACAGGCCCAAAGCCATAAAGCTGCAAAGAAAACCACTGGAAAATTTATAACAGTAAGTGGTAAACAAATTATCGGTACAGATAATAAACCGTTTATCATCAGGGGTACTAATCTGGGTAACTGGCTACTGCCCGAGGGATATATGTTTAAATTTAAGGACGTAAGTTCTCCAAAACTAATCAATGAGGCATTTACTGAAATGATTGGTCCGGATGAGGCGCGTGTATTCTGGCAAAAATACCTGGACGGTTACATTACCCAAGCTGATATACATTACATTAAAAGTATAGGCGCAAATTCAATACGTGTGCCATTTAATTATCGCCTGTTTGTGAATGAGAGTTATTTAGGTACTGCAGATGCCAGCCGCGGATTCAAAATCTTAGACCGCCTGATTGGCTGGTGCAAAGCCGAGCATCTGTATGTTATTCTGGATATGCATGCTGCACCTGGCGGCCAAACCGGTGATAATATTGATGATGGCGATGGTTACCCATTTTTGTACACAAGCGCATCTGCACGTAAGCTTATCTGCGATATTTGGCGTACAATAGCAGCACACTATGCTAATGAGCCCATTGTTTTAGGATACGATCTGCTTAATGAGCCTATTGCTCATTACTTTGACATCGCAAACCTGAACCCATATTTAGAGCCGTTATATAAAGAGATTGTTGGAGCAGTACGTTCGGTAGATAAAAACCATATTGTGATTTTGGGTGGAGCACAGTGGGATAGTAACTTTAAGGTTTTCGGTAAGCCTTTCGATAGCAAAAGTGTTTATACCTTCCATAAATATTGGACAGCTACCACGCAGGATGTGATCCAGGAGTATGTTGACTTCCGTAACAAATACAATGTGCCAATTTACTGTGGAGAAACCGGGGAGAATAAAGACGAATGGGTAAACGATTTCCGTAAGTTGCTGGAGAAGAATAACATTGGCTGGCATTACTGGCCTTACAAAAAAATGGACAGTGAAAGCTGCCTGGTAACTTTTGACAAACCAGCAGGCTATGATGCTATTATTAAATACACGGAAGAAAAGCGCGCAAGTTTTGAGCAGATACGCAAAGCTGCACCTGCAGACCGGGCTGCTGTTAAAAAAGCCTTATATCAGATGCTGGAAAATAGCCAGCTAAAAACAAGCCATGTTAATAAGGGATATACATCAGCTTTAGGCTTTAAAGCGCAATAA
- a CDS encoding BamA/TamA family outer membrane protein — MNKVIYALLFLLTPFLLRAQSGNSFGMYHPQDTVGKQDLVGLFKNTFNVTPNPLKAQPEKSVYFSFLPTSSAVPGGGRALITTTTAGFYMGERENTNISTVTFTPYFNFTGRFGIPLRSNVWLSDNKWFIQGDTRFLVYPQYTWGLGGNPAQDHKMMVEYKYIRVYQSLLKRITPYFYAGLGYNMDYHIQIEAEGHSDAAANLHQFSGYPFGTGSQNTLSSGVSLNLLYDTRNNSLNPLPGCYSNIVYRYNSPVLGGNTRWQSLYVDMRKYIPFTHDNQQNMLALWSYYWTTLDKGVPYLDLPSIGWDFYNRSGRGIQQNRYRGEALAYLEAEYRRDITRNGLVGFVLFANATSVSEANSRQFKYIHPAGGAGLRLKFNKGSNTNIAIDYALSRGNSGFIVGLGEAF; from the coding sequence ATGAATAAAGTTATTTACGCTTTGCTTTTCCTGCTTACACCTTTCCTATTGCGTGCGCAAAGCGGTAACTCATTCGGCATGTATCATCCGCAAGATACAGTTGGCAAGCAGGATCTGGTAGGCTTATTCAAGAATACGTTTAACGTTACGCCTAATCCTTTAAAAGCTCAACCAGAAAAAAGTGTTTATTTTTCATTTCTCCCTACCTCCTCAGCAGTGCCCGGTGGTGGCCGAGCGTTGATTACAACCACAACTGCCGGTTTTTATATGGGCGAGCGGGAGAACACTAATATCTCCACAGTAACTTTTACACCATACTTTAACTTCACCGGCCGCTTCGGCATACCACTCAGGTCAAATGTGTGGCTAAGCGATAACAAATGGTTTATTCAAGGCGATACCCGTTTTTTGGTGTACCCACAATATACCTGGGGACTTGGTGGGAATCCTGCACAAGATCATAAAATGATGGTGGAGTATAAATACATCCGGGTATACCAAAGCTTATTAAAACGCATCACGCCTTATTTCTATGCCGGCTTAGGCTACAACATGGATTACCATATCCAAATTGAGGCTGAAGGACATAGTGATGCGGCGGCTAACCTGCATCAGTTTTCGGGCTATCCATTTGGTACCGGGTCGCAAAACACTTTATCGTCAGGGGTAAGCTTAAACCTGCTTTATGACACCCGTAATAACTCGTTAAACCCATTGCCGGGCTGCTACTCAAACATTGTTTACAGGTATAATTCACCCGTATTAGGCGGCAATACACGCTGGCAATCACTATATGTTGATATGCGTAAGTATATACCATTTACACATGATAATCAGCAGAACATGCTGGCCTTATGGTCATATTACTGGACTACACTTGACAAGGGTGTCCCCTATCTTGACCTGCCAAGCATAGGCTGGGATTTTTATAACCGTTCTGGCCGTGGCATACAGCAAAACCGTTACCGCGGCGAAGCACTTGCTTACCTGGAAGCAGAGTACCGCAGGGATATTACCCGCAATGGACTGGTAGGTTTCGTACTATTTGCTAATGCCACCTCTGTAAGCGAGGCCAACAGCCGCCAGTTCAAATACATCCACCCTGCTGGTGGCGCAGGCTTACGGTTAAAATTCAACAAAGGCTCCAATACCAATATTGCTATAGATTATGCTTTAAGCAGAGGCAACTCTGGTTTCATCGTTGGCTTAGGCGAAGCATTCTAA
- a CDS encoding response regulator, giving the protein MRRILAVDDDKDILEIIQFILEDSGYQVDTLSDGRKVYEKISEQKPDLILMDIMLGTADGRDLCRNIKAEDGTHHIPIIMISASHNVGDVLRQDCAPDDFISKPFDINVLLNKIQKQLQLAAA; this is encoded by the coding sequence ATGAGACGGATTTTAGCAGTTGATGACGATAAAGACATCCTTGAAATAATACAGTTCATACTTGAAGACTCGGGTTATCAGGTAGACACCCTTTCAGACGGAAGAAAGGTATATGAGAAAATAAGTGAGCAAAAGCCAGACCTGATCCTTATGGACATTATGCTGGGCACTGCAGACGGCCGCGATCTATGCCGGAACATTAAAGCAGAAGACGGTACACATCATATTCCTATCATTATGATCTCGGCAAGCCATAATGTTGGCGATGTATTACGCCAGGATTGCGCACCGGACGATTTCATTAGCAAGCCATTTGATATTAACGTACTGCTGAATAAAATTCAGAAACAGCTTCAATTAGCTGCCGCCTGA
- a CDS encoding TIGR00266 family protein — protein MIRNDEIDYRIFGEEMQYVEIELDPNESAIAESGAFMVMDDGIQMQTIFGDGSQQTSGGGIMGKLFSAGKRLLVGESLFMTAFTNVGYGKKRVSFASPYPGKIIPLDLSLLGGAVICQKDAFLAAAKGVAINIQFQRKLGTGLFGGEGFIMERLEGDGMAFMHAGGHVFERELQAGEFIKIDTGCLVAYTQGIDFDIQFIGGIRNKIFGGEGFFFATLRGPGKVWIQTLPVSRLASRILSYATGPRREEGSILGGLGNLLDGDGY, from the coding sequence ATGATCAGAAATGATGAGATAGATTATCGCATTTTCGGCGAAGAAATGCAGTATGTTGAAATTGAGCTTGACCCTAACGAAAGCGCAATTGCCGAATCTGGTGCATTTATGGTGATGGATGACGGTATACAGATGCAAACCATATTTGGCGACGGCAGCCAGCAAACAAGCGGCGGCGGTATCATGGGTAAATTGTTCAGCGCGGGTAAGCGCCTGCTGGTTGGGGAAAGCCTTTTCATGACGGCCTTTACCAATGTTGGCTATGGGAAAAAACGTGTAAGCTTTGCTTCTCCCTATCCCGGTAAGATCATCCCGCTTGACCTTTCACTTTTAGGCGGTGCAGTCATTTGCCAAAAGGATGCTTTTTTAGCGGCTGCCAAAGGCGTTGCCATCAACATACAGTTTCAGCGTAAACTGGGCACTGGCTTATTTGGCGGTGAAGGTTTTATTATGGAACGTTTGGAAGGCGACGGAATGGCGTTTATGCACGCCGGCGGCCACGTTTTCGAGCGCGAACTGCAAGCCGGAGAATTTATTAAAATAGACACAGGCTGTTTAGTTGCTTATACACAGGGAATTGACTTTGACATCCAGTTTATCGGCGGTATCCGTAATAAGATCTTCGGCGGCGAAGGTTTCTTCTTTGCAACGCTGCGCGGACCGGGTAAAGTTTGGATACAAACATTACCTGTAAGCCGATTAGCCAGCCGCATCCTTAGCTATGCTACCGGCCCACGCCGTGAAGAAGGCAGCATTTTGGGTGGTTTAGGCAACCTGCTCGACGGTGACGGCTATTAA
- the gnd gene encoding phosphogluconate dehydrogenase (NAD(+)-dependent, decarboxylating) yields the protein MENKIYGVVGLGKMGSNLALQAAEKGYKIIGYDKFLPADIEQENLVLVHSLQDLMSQLDRPRKIFIYIPAGPAIDSVIAELVPFLEEGDIIIDGGNSYWGDSIRRAKKLKAEHGIHLVDCGTSGGVSGARNGACFMVGGDKEAVDQLEDLLRALAVPDGYSYTGASGSGHFVKLVHNGIEFGMLQAIGEGMDLLAHYREQLNISDILHTWNHGSVIRSWLIELMKQLYDQKQGFNVPSYVEDTGEVNWLVTDAMNMEVSIPVISQSVMQLIASRDADHISPKAIAMMRNGFGGHPFGTDDGIRHERHFGKVGGYEQPDPKV from the coding sequence ATGGAAAACAAAATTTATGGGGTTGTTGGCTTAGGTAAAATGGGCAGCAATCTGGCTTTGCAAGCCGCCGAAAAAGGTTATAAAATAATTGGCTACGATAAGTTTTTACCTGCCGACATTGAGCAGGAAAACCTGGTGCTGGTACACAGCCTGCAAGACCTGATGTCACAGCTGGACCGCCCACGCAAAATATTTATTTACATACCGGCAGGCCCGGCCATAGATTCGGTAATTGCCGAATTAGTTCCCTTTTTAGAAGAAGGCGATATTATTATCGACGGCGGTAACTCGTACTGGGGCGATAGCATCCGTCGGGCAAAAAAACTAAAAGCCGAGCATGGCATACACCTGGTTGATTGTGGTACCAGCGGCGGCGTTAGCGGCGCACGTAATGGCGCATGCTTTATGGTTGGCGGCGATAAAGAAGCGGTAGACCAGTTAGAAGATCTGTTACGTGCCCTTGCCGTTCCGGATGGTTATAGCTATACCGGCGCTTCCGGCTCGGGCCACTTTGTAAAACTGGTACACAACGGTATCGAATTTGGCATGCTGCAAGCCATCGGCGAAGGCATGGACCTTTTAGCTCACTATCGCGAGCAGTTAAACATCAGCGATATATTACATACCTGGAACCACGGCTCGGTGATACGATCATGGCTTATTGAGTTGATGAAACAACTATACGATCAAAAACAAGGCTTCAATGTACCATCTTATGTTGAGGATACGGGCGAGGTAAACTGGCTGGTAACCGATGCCATGAACATGGAAGTCTCTATTCCGGTGATCTCACAATCTGTTATGCAGTTGATTGCTTCAAGAGATGCAGACCATATTTCGCCAAAGGCAATTGCCATGATGCGTAATGGCTTTGGTGGCCACCCATTTGGTACGGATGACGGTATCCGCCATGAGCGCCACTTCGGTAAAGTAGGTGGTTATGAGCAGCCTGACCCGAAGGTTTAA
- a CDS encoding NUDIX domain-containing protein, with translation MTTKVNITKTDLLSDKKFTLKNYEYDLTHNGTTISKKTEVYFRPDAVAVLLYDIDNETFILTSQFRLPGYLNGVADGYVIEACAGLIDEGETAESTAIREVEEETGYSVTAIEKVGEAFSSVGGIPEKLHLFIAAYTEDMKTGEGGGLENENEQVELVKISFAEARQKLKEGLFNDMKTILLLQHFFLYKI, from the coding sequence ATGACAACTAAAGTTAATATCACAAAAACAGATTTACTTTCTGACAAAAAGTTTACGCTTAAAAATTACGAGTACGATCTAACGCATAACGGCACAACAATAAGCAAAAAAACAGAAGTTTATTTCAGGCCCGATGCTGTTGCTGTATTGCTTTATGATATTGATAACGAAACATTCATTCTAACAAGCCAGTTCCGTTTACCGGGTTATTTAAATGGTGTGGCAGACGGTTATGTAATTGAAGCCTGCGCCGGATTAATAGATGAAGGTGAAACTGCGGAGTCTACAGCCATTCGTGAGGTGGAAGAAGAAACGGGCTATTCTGTTACAGCTATTGAAAAGGTTGGGGAAGCGTTTAGTTCTGTTGGCGGTATACCAGAAAAACTACACTTGTTTATTGCAGCATACACCGAAGACATGAAAACAGGTGAAGGCGGCGGACTGGAAAACGAGAACGAGCAGGTTGAATTAGTTAAAATAAGTTTTGCCGAAGCGCGCCAGAAATTAAAAGAAGGCTTGTTTAATGACATGAAAACTATTTTACTGCTTCAGCATTTCTTTTTATATAAAATTTAA
- a CDS encoding YMGG-like glycine zipper-containing protein gives MKKLFFCFSLILSIVSFSLNTHAQEHRKMSGQAKGAIIGGAGGALAGGLIGHGVKGALIGGAIGAGGGYIIGNEHRMNKEKRRRAYRSAYHRGYRNGYRARTVHSTTYHR, from the coding sequence ATGAAAAAGCTATTTTTTTGTTTCAGTTTAATTCTTAGCATAGTCTCGTTCAGCCTCAACACTCACGCTCAGGAACACCGCAAAATGAGCGGACAAGCTAAAGGTGCCATCATTGGCGGTGCCGGTGGTGCTTTAGCAGGCGGACTTATTGGACATGGTGTTAAAGGTGCTTTAATTGGTGGTGCTATAGGTGCTGGTGGTGGTTATATCATTGGTAACGAGCACCGCATGAATAAAGAGAAAAGAAGACGTGCTTATCGCAGCGCATACCATCGCGGTTACCGCAACGGATACCGTGCACGTACAGTACACAGTACTACTTACCACCGTTAA
- a CDS encoding response regulator, whose amino-acid sequence MAKKILIVDDNKDILDIVHETLSYENFEVLATSENHGIIEKVTGFNPDLIIIDYRLGNINGGEICQQIKQLPGFENLPVIIFSAYVNKPEDLFDYGCNAVIDKPFDLTELIDKVNNLVN is encoded by the coding sequence ATGGCTAAAAAAATTCTTATCGTTGATGACAACAAGGATATCCTTGACATCGTTCACGAAACATTATCCTACGAAAATTTTGAAGTTTTAGCAACCTCAGAAAACCACGGCATTATTGAAAAGGTTACCGGCTTTAATCCGGATCTTATTATTATAGATTATCGGTTGGGCAATATTAATGGTGGTGAAATTTGCCAGCAGATTAAGCAATTGCCAGGTTTTGAAAACCTGCCTGTAATTATATTTTCTGCTTACGTAAATAAGCCCGAAGATCTTTTCGACTATGGTTGCAATGCCGTAATTGATAAACCATTTGACCTTACCGAGCTAATAGACAAAGTGAATAACCTAGTTAATTAA
- a CDS encoding tetratricopeptide repeat protein: protein MIKPRYFALLAPLCFSLSVHAQQNPSFQIYRTYHAAQDLLNKGEYVAAAEQFRQVEKAGFKTSNEAQFESQLSLIKENSYYYEALCALELGNDDAESMFLRFIKEHPENPLTKLAYFQIGRSYFKRALYEDAIRWFDKVKAGDLNGKENTEYKFRKAYAYFATNDYAKAQPLFGEVRNTRSVYTEDATYYFAYIAYLNKDYHVALVNFEKLKNSKKYEDSYPYYISAVYFLDKRYDDVLNYAIPILNTTHQQHETEMLRIIAASYFAKADYPNAVKYYTRFKDRDQGKTQNTQDSYQMGYAYYKIKDYANAAIQLEKLVDGGDVYSQNGNYILGDVFLKLNNKQGARNAYFVASKLNFDKQLQEDALYQYAKLSYELDFNTQALEATRTYLKNYPRSRRTEEAKILLGEELLNSHNYREAVEILEPIASSSEPAKVAYQKVTYYRGLEYINERAFENAIGIFIRSLKYPMDDNITALTTYWEGEAMFEVRKYGESVEKFEAFLAMPAARQTSVYNYANYALAYAAFGDEEYKKAANYFERFLQGDEKDRNTINDAIARLGDSYLAIKSYGQALNYYDRIIAQHSQGEDYALFQRGVIQGLQGNLDAKIATLNDVISKFPNSDYADDASFEIAYTYFLKNQGDEAKTRLQAMIQKYPHSSYIPRALTTIGLIDYNADRDDDAVNSFKQVIAQYPQTEEAKQALKQTEKIYTDKGDAQTFINYATTTPIGNYSAAEQEGIMSTAANNLYLKGDWQGTVSAVNAYFDKFNQKPIYEKQMRFIRAQALVNLNRGDEAVVDYNSILNDWTSAYTEKSLISMANYYLKQKKYNEAVVFLKRLETNSEYKADYTFAINNLLLCYSQMEMADDVLKYVKLVRENDKTSDEDKFRTGLYAGKAYLENADTTAALKELNYTVANTKTIAAAEAKYNIALVEYNKGNYKASQKTCFDLVNKMPNYDYWVAKSFILLADNYVAMKDNFQAKATLQSVIENYKGDDDVLPAAKERLQKLSPSDAKPAATDSTDTQPATQNKKPGKN, encoded by the coding sequence ATGATTAAACCCAGATACTTTGCTTTACTGGCACCGCTATGTTTTTCTCTAAGCGTACATGCACAGCAAAATCCTTCTTTTCAAATTTATCGCACCTACCACGCCGCACAAGACCTGCTTAATAAAGGCGAGTATGTAGCCGCTGCTGAACAATTCAGGCAGGTGGAAAAGGCAGGATTCAAAACCAGCAATGAGGCACAGTTTGAGTCGCAGCTATCGCTGATCAAAGAAAACTCATACTATTACGAAGCGCTTTGCGCTCTTGAGTTAGGCAATGACGATGCAGAGAGCATGTTTTTGCGCTTTATTAAAGAGCATCCCGAAAACCCGCTAACCAAACTCGCTTATTTCCAGATTGGCCGTTCTTATTTTAAACGCGCACTTTACGAAGATGCCATCCGCTGGTTTGATAAAGTAAAGGCAGGCGACTTGAACGGCAAAGAGAATACAGAATATAAATTCCGCAAGGCTTATGCCTATTTTGCCACCAACGACTATGCTAAAGCGCAACCATTATTTGGTGAAGTTCGCAATACTCGTTCTGTTTACACAGAGGATGCAACCTATTACTTTGCATACATTGCCTATCTGAATAAAGATTACCATGTAGCGTTGGTAAACTTCGAGAAACTTAAAAACTCTAAAAAGTACGAAGACAGCTATCCTTATTATATCTCTGCCGTTTATTTCCTGGATAAACGTTATGATGATGTTTTAAACTATGCTATCCCGATCTTAAATACAACGCATCAACAGCACGAAACCGAGATGTTGCGTATTATAGCTGCCTCTTATTTTGCTAAAGCAGATTACCCTAACGCTGTAAAATACTATACCCGTTTCAAAGATCGCGACCAGGGCAAAACACAGAATACCCAGGACAGTTATCAAATGGGGTATGCTTATTATAAGATAAAGGATTATGCTAACGCAGCCATTCAATTAGAAAAGCTTGTTGATGGTGGCGACGTTTACAGCCAGAACGGTAATTACATTCTGGGCGATGTATTCCTGAAACTCAATAACAAACAAGGTGCGCGCAATGCTTACTTCGTAGCTTCAAAACTGAACTTCGATAAGCAATTACAGGAAGATGCCCTTTACCAGTATGCTAAGTTATCTTACGAGTTGGATTTCAACACGCAGGCGCTTGAAGCTACCCGCACTTATCTGAAAAACTATCCGAGAAGCCGCCGCACCGAAGAAGCAAAAATCTTATTAGGTGAAGAGCTTTTAAACTCGCATAATTACCGCGAAGCCGTTGAAATTTTAGAGCCTATTGCATCATCATCTGAGCCGGCAAAGGTTGCTTATCAAAAAGTAACTTACTACCGCGGACTTGAATATATAAATGAGCGTGCTTTTGAAAACGCCATCGGTATCTTCATCCGTTCGTTAAAATACCCGATGGATGATAATATTACCGCGTTAACTACCTATTGGGAAGGCGAGGCCATGTTCGAGGTACGTAAGTATGGCGAATCGGTAGAAAAGTTTGAGGCATTTTTAGCGATGCCTGCTGCCCGCCAAACCAGCGTTTACAACTACGCTAACTATGCATTAGCATATGCTGCCTTCGGCGACGAGGAATATAAAAAAGCGGCTAATTACTTTGAAAGATTTTTACAAGGCGACGAAAAAGACCGTAATACCATTAATGATGCCATTGCCCGCCTGGGCGATAGCTACCTGGCGATAAAAAGCTACGGACAGGCACTTAACTATTACGACCGTATTATTGCACAACATAGCCAGGGCGAAGATTATGCCTTGTTTCAGCGTGGTGTGATACAAGGGTTACAAGGTAACCTTGATGCAAAGATCGCTACCCTGAATGATGTAATCAGCAAGTTCCCTAACTCTGATTATGCGGACGATGCTTCTTTTGAGATCGCTTATACTTACTTCCTGAAAAATCAGGGCGACGAAGCGAAAACACGCTTACAGGCCATGATTCAGAAGTATCCGCATAGCAGTTACATCCCGCGTGCGCTTACGACCATTGGTTTGATCGACTATAATGCCGATCGCGACGATGATGCTGTTAACTCATTTAAACAGGTTATTGCGCAGTATCCGCAAACCGAGGAGGCAAAACAGGCCCTTAAACAAACTGAAAAGATCTATACCGATAAAGGCGACGCACAAACCTTTATTAATTATGCCACTACAACACCTATCGGTAATTATTCTGCTGCAGAGCAGGAAGGCATCATGTCTACCGCGGCTAACAACCTTTACTTAAAAGGCGACTGGCAGGGTACGGTATCTGCGGTGAATGCTTACTTTGATAAGTTTAACCAGAAACCGATTTATGAGAAACAGATGCGTTTCATCCGTGCGCAGGCATTGGTTAACCTTAACCGTGGCGACGAAGCCGTGGTTGATTACAATTCTATCCTGAACGACTGGACCAGCGCCTACACCGAGAAGTCTCTGATCAGCATGGCTAATTACTATCTGAAACAGAAAAAGTATAACGAGGCCGTTGTGTTCTTGAAACGTCTGGAAACAAACTCAGAATATAAAGCCGATTACACCTTTGCCATCAACAACCTGTTGCTTTGTTATTCGCAAATGGAAATGGCAGATGATGTGTTGAAATATGTAAAACTGGTTCGCGAGAACGACAAAACATCCGACGAAGATAAATTCCGCACGGGCTTGTATGCAGGTAAAGCTTATCTTGAAAATGCAGATACCACTGCTGCTTTAAAAGAGCTTAACTATACCGTAGCCAACACCAAGACCATTGCAGCTGCCGAAGCTAAATACAACATTGCGTTGGTTGAGTATAACAAAGGCAATTACAAAGCTTCGCAGAAAACCTGTTTCGACCTGGTGAACAAAATGCCGAACTATGATTACTGGGTAGCTAAATCATTCATTTTGCTGGCCGATAATTATGTAGCAATGAAAGACAACTTCCAGGCTAAGGCTACGCTGCAAAGTGTGATAGAAAATTACAAAGGCGATGACGATGTGTTGCCGGCAGCTAAAGAAAGACTGCAAAAACTGTCGCCATCTGATGCAAAACCTGCCGCTACTGACAGCACAGACACACAACCGGCAACCCAGAACAAAAAACCAGGTAAAAACTAA